From Zalophus californianus isolate mZalCal1 chromosome 16, mZalCal1.pri.v2, whole genome shotgun sequence, one genomic window encodes:
- the LOC118356389 gene encoding lysozyme-like protein 6, translating into MTGTLLMSLVSCLIAISQASLINRCDLARVLHKEDLDGFEGYSLNDWLCLAFVESKFNISKVNENADGSFDYGIFQINSHSWCNDYQSHSENICHEDCQDLLSPNLLSTISCAKKIVSGAGGMKNWVAWRLHCAGRPLSYWMTGCFLG; encoded by the exons ATGACGGGGACACTACTCATGTCCTTGGTCAGCTGCCTCATTGCCATAAGTCAGGCCAGCCTCATCAATCGCTGTGACTTGGCCAGGGTGCTGCACAAGGAGGACTTGGATGGGTTTGAGGGCTACTCCCTCAATGACT GGCTGTGTCTGGCTTTTGTGGAAAGCAAATTCAACATATCAAAGGTAAATGAAAACGCAGACGGCAGCTTTGACTACGGAATCTTCCAGATCAACAGCCACTCCTGGTGCAATGATTACCAAAGTCACTCAGAGAACATCTGCCACGAGGACTGTCAAG acCTACTGAGCCCCAATCTTCTCTCAACCATCAGCTGTGCAAAAAAGATTGTGTCCGGAGCAGGGGGGATGAAGAACTG GGTAGCGTGGAGGTTGCACTGTGCAGGCCGGCCCCTCTCCTACTGGATGACAGGATGCTTCTTGGGATGA